A DNA window from Chlamydia felis Fe/C-56 contains the following coding sequences:
- a CDS encoding Rne/Rng family ribonuclease — translation MENDILLNIESKEIRYAHLKNGQLFDLIIERKKIRQLKGNIYRGRVTNILRNIQSAFINIDERENGFIHISDVLENSKKFEQMFDMDFDVLSKENGEKPEAPIEELLKLDSPVLVQVVKEPIGTKGARLTSNISIPGRYLVLLPNSPHRGVSRKIEDPHMRDQLKQLIRSFEMPQDMGLICRTASTLASTDALINEAHDLLATWKGILEKFHSTDQPCLLYEETDILKKAVITCIDKNHKRLLIDDYSTYQKCKRMLKKYSPDSSVKIEYYRDSTPMFERFNIEKEIDKATKRKIWLSSGGYLFFDKTEAMHTIDVNSGRSTQLESGVEETLVQINLEAAEEIARQLRLRNVGGLVIIDFIDMKSRKNQRRVLERLKEHMKYDAARCTILSMSEFGLVEMTRQRNRESLMQTLFTTCPYCSGNAIIKTPESVVIEIERDLKKVINHKEHTNLCLVVHPEIANYMKQEKDDDELIRLAKHLKAKLQINTSDSLHLNHYQFFSLITGESIEL, via the coding sequence ATGGAAAACGACATCTTATTAAATATAGAGTCTAAAGAAATTCGCTACGCCCATCTAAAAAACGGACAGCTTTTTGATCTCATCATTGAAAGAAAAAAAATTCGCCAACTCAAAGGCAACATTTATCGAGGTCGCGTAACTAATATCTTAAGAAACATTCAATCTGCTTTCATTAACATTGATGAAAGAGAAAATGGCTTCATTCACATTTCAGACGTATTAGAAAACTCTAAGAAGTTTGAACAAATGTTCGATATGGATTTCGATGTTCTCTCAAAAGAAAACGGAGAAAAACCTGAAGCCCCAATAGAAGAACTTTTAAAATTAGACAGCCCTGTATTAGTTCAGGTGGTGAAAGAGCCTATAGGGACGAAAGGAGCGCGTCTAACCTCGAACATTTCCATTCCCGGACGTTATTTAGTTTTGCTTCCTAACTCCCCTCATCGCGGTGTATCTAGAAAAATAGAAGATCCTCATATGAGAGACCAATTAAAACAACTAATTCGTTCTTTTGAAATGCCGCAAGATATGGGTCTTATTTGTCGAACAGCTAGCACACTCGCTTCTACTGATGCTTTAATCAATGAAGCTCACGACCTATTGGCTACATGGAAGGGTATTTTAGAAAAATTCCATTCCACAGACCAGCCCTGCCTACTTTACGAAGAGACGGACATCCTAAAAAAGGCTGTGATCACCTGCATAGATAAGAATCACAAACGCCTACTGATTGATGATTACTCTACCTATCAAAAATGTAAACGCATGCTCAAGAAGTACTCTCCAGACTCTTCTGTAAAGATAGAATACTATCGCGATTCAACTCCCATGTTTGAGCGTTTTAATATCGAAAAAGAAATTGATAAAGCAACTAAGAGAAAAATCTGGTTATCGAGCGGAGGCTATCTATTTTTCGATAAAACAGAAGCTATGCATACAATTGATGTGAACTCTGGAAGAAGCACGCAATTAGAAAGTGGTGTTGAGGAGACTTTGGTTCAAATCAACTTAGAAGCTGCAGAGGAAATCGCTAGACAATTGCGCCTACGTAATGTTGGGGGACTAGTTATTATTGATTTCATAGATATGAAATCACGTAAGAACCAACGTCGCGTTTTAGAACGTCTAAAAGAACATATGAAATACGATGCCGCACGTTGTACTATTTTAAGCATGAGCGAATTCGGCCTTGTAGAAATGACTCGGCAGAGAAATCGTGAATCCTTAATGCAAACACTATTTACAACGTGTCCTTATTGCAGTGGTAACGCGATTATCAAAACCCCAGAAAGTGTGGTCATTGAAATTGAACGAGATCTCAAAAAAGTTATCAATCATAAAGAACACACCAACTTATGTTTAGTTGTCCATCCTGAAATTGCTAATTATATGAAACAGGAAAAAGACGATGATGAACTCATCCGATTAGCTAAACATTTAAAAGCAAAATTACAAATTAACACATCAGACTCGCTTCATCTCAATCATTACCAGTTCTTCTCATTAATTACAGGAGAGAGTATTGAGCTATAG